The following nucleotide sequence is from Anabaena sphaerica FACHB-251.
GTCTAGGAATTATCCCTATATTAATGTACAGTTTAATTTGGATTCCTCATTTACAACTAGACACAAGTTATGGATTTATAGAGGTTCATAAGCAAATTTTACAGTTTCATCTTCAGTTGGGTGGTAATAGTCCCAGTATTCATCCTTACTGTGCAGCTTGGTACAAATGGCCATTATTAACTCGGCCAATGGCTTATTATTACCAAATAACTCAAAGTTTTAAAGATCCCCTCCCTGTACTTGGTCCTCCCTTACCTCCTGGTGCAGGGAAAGTGATTTATGATGTCCATGCAATGGGTAATCCTTTTTTATGGTGGTTTGGCTTGGCAGCGATTATATTTTTAATAGGAATGTTATTTGTAAAAATCGTCCTACCGGGAATACAGCAAAAACGGTTATTTATTCCTAAAAATCTGAGTGTTGATACTTGGATTGGTTTATATATAGTTATCAATTATGCCGCTAATTTATTACCCTGGGTGAAGGTGAATCGCTGCGTATTTATCTACCATTATATGTGTGCCGTAGTCTTTACATTTATTGCGATCGCTTGGTTTATTGATCAGTGTCTTCGTAGTTATTATAGCAGAATGCGTATACTTGGTCTGACAATCACCTTCACTATCATAGCTGCTTTCATTTTCTGGATGCCTATTTATTTGGGTTTACCTCTTTCTTTGGATGATTATCACCTACGGATGTGGTTTAGAAGTTGGATTTGAGGTCAGCAGTCAAAATAATTATTAAAGTAATCAAATATCCGCGTAATTTTTACTTAACATAAGTACATAAAAAGCGTTTACTTAATCACCTGTATTTTACATTTCTTATCTGTAGTCAGGATAACCACCTGTTAAACTGTAGGCAGTTGACAGATTAGGGTAACTCTACCCAATTACAAAAGAGCAAGTAAATGATATAGACCATACAGCAAAATTAAACAAGTATGGAAATGGCAAATGAGAAGTTAGCTAAATATCTCATTCAGTTTATTAGCTACTTAATCATCTGCCAGTTAATTTAATAGTAAATTTAAAAGTGCTAAGAGAGTTAAATCCGCGTAAGTTACTAAACCTGATAGGTGAACAAATCTATCGCTAACTCTACTCTTGATGCACCTAGATAATTGAGGGGGAATCGTGATGGATATCGGCTTACAAATGCAACCTGCTCCAGCTATTAATATAACTAGCTTGAAAGAAGCACCAATTCATATTTCAAGCAAAATTCAACCTCATGGCATTCTGTTAGTATTAGAAGAACCAGAGCTAAAAGTATTACAAGTTAGTAATAATACCTTAAATGTTTTCGGAATTTCTCCCGAAAATATGGTGCAGAAAAAATTAGAAGATTTAGTAGATCCATTTCAGCTAGAGAGAATTAAATCCGGGTTATCAGAACAGAATCTAGATTTTATCAACCCTACCAAAATTTGGATCAGAAAAAAAGGTGATGAATACACAGTATTTGATGCTGTATTTCACCGTAATTCTGAAGGATTTTTGATTTTAGAATTAGAGCCTGCTATTTCTCAAGAAAATATTCCTTTTTTAAGTTTTTATCATTTAGCCAGAGCTTCCATCAATCGTTTAGAAAGCACGAAAAACCTGCGGGAATTTGGTCAAATCATCGTCCAAGAAGTGCGGCAAGTGACCGGATTTGACAGAGTAATGCTATATAAATTCGATGATGATGGACATGGTTCTGTGATCGCTGAAGAAAAAATAGCCGAGTTAGAGCCTTATTTGGGGTTACACTATCCAGAGTCAGATATTCCCAAACCTGCGAGAAAATTATTTATTTCCAATTCCATTAGATTAATCCCCGATGCTAATGTAGAACCTGTACAAATTTTTCCCGATAATAATCCTGTAACTAATCGTCCCCTTGATTTAACTAACTCTAGTCTGAGAAGTCCTGCATCTTGCCATATAGAGTATTTACATAATATGGGTGTCGGTGCTTCTTTAACTATTTCTTTGATCAAAGATCAAAAACTTTGGGGTTTAATTGCTTGTCATCATCAAACACCCAAATACGTTTCCTATGAACTGCGGAAAGCCTGCGAATTTTTAGGAAGAGTCATATTTTCGGAAATTTCAGCCAGAGAAGAAACAGAAGATTATGATTATCGGATGAATTTGACATATATTCAAACACTGTTAGTTGAATATATGTCCCAAGAAGATAACTTTATTGACGGTTTGGTGAAAAACCAGCCCAATCTTCTAGATTTAACCAGTGCAAAAGGAGCAGCTGTTTGTTTTGGGGGAAACTATACACTGATTGGTGAAACTCCCAAAGAAGAAGACCTGAACTTTTTAGTAGAATGGTTAAAGA
It contains:
- a CDS encoding sensor histidine kinase; amino-acid sequence: MDIGLQMQPAPAINITSLKEAPIHISSKIQPHGILLVLEEPELKVLQVSNNTLNVFGISPENMVQKKLEDLVDPFQLERIKSGLSEQNLDFINPTKIWIRKKGDEYTVFDAVFHRNSEGFLILELEPAISQENIPFLSFYHLARASINRLESTKNLREFGQIIVQEVRQVTGFDRVMLYKFDDDGHGSVIAEEKIAELEPYLGLHYPESDIPKPARKLFISNSIRLIPDANVEPVQIFPDNNPVTNRPLDLTNSSLRSPASCHIEYLHNMGVGASLTISLIKDQKLWGLIACHHQTPKYVSYELRKACEFLGRVIFSEISAREETEDYDYRMNLTYIQTLLVEYMSQEDNFIDGLVKNQPNLLDLTSAKGAAVCFGGNYTLIGETPKEEDLNFLVEWLKNHVEDEVFYTDSLPSLYPDAISFKNVASGLLAIPISQRNYVLWFRPEVIQTVNWGGDPNKAFEVNQSHGNVRLCPRKSFELWKETVKLTSLPWRYVEIKSALELRKAIVNIVLRQADELAQLAHDLERSNAELKKFAYVASHDLQEPLNQVANYVQLLEMRYEAQLDEDAKEFINYAVEGVSLMQTLIDDVLAYSKVDTQAIAFQATEVDTALERALSNLRKRISETGTTITHDSLPTVMADGTQLMQLFLNLVGNAIKFRSNEPPQIHIGAERLEDEWLFSVRDNGIGIDPQFSDRIFIIFQRLHTRDEYPGTGMGLAICKKIIECHRGRIWVESQLGQGATFYFTIPAGGRDRERRNGRNTQNNLFS